From the Aquarana catesbeiana isolate 2022-GZ linkage group LG10, ASM4218655v1, whole genome shotgun sequence genome, the window TGCACGTTAGACCTCTGTAATGCATCTTCACTGACTCACCTTTATTGCTATTCTAAGCCGTTTTTAGATACACCATGCAAGTAAGTTCAGACCAAGCACCATATTTGGAACTTCACAACTTTTACTAGAAACTTTTCAATCACATGCCTGTACAGTATCTTCCACATACTCCTCCTGTATATTGTTCTATGAACTTTGCTCTCTAGTTAATTCTGTCTTTAGGCTGCCCAGCAGGATACCTTATGGAATAGTGCAGAGTCCATCTCAGATGAATCTGACTTCGGTACCTCAACTCTGTACCCTCTAAGGGCAATAAAAATAGCAAGAACAGTTCTACATGTTACAGCATTCCTCCATGCGATTCGCCATCACAGGCCCTGCAAGGTTGTCTCCCCTATGCCACAAGAGGGCAGTGCTATTAACACCCAGGAGTCAAAAAGACATGAACCCCTTCCTAACATTTGGGGGCCTGGCAGCAAAATACACAATAAACATATTTTACACAATAAACATATTTAGCTAATACAAGGCCATACCTTGATAACAAAAATGAGGTAAAACATAGCCAACTGTTCACCCCAAGTAGGCACCTACCTACAAGTCAGGATAAGAAGCCTGCTAAAGCTAAGGTCCCTTACCACTTCATAAACtaattttattataataaatgtaatgtagcgccctggggttttgTCAGGGAGCTTCTCGCTAAGTCcattgtcaggagtagctactgtaggtAATTGCTAGGGatcctttgattttttttcccctaagtttggcctggtttaccactaggtggccgggcacatGGAGGTATTAGataaggacaactcaaggtcaggttatgggtgtatggggtatctcagccaatgggcagggattttgttgaattccttggcctgctgggagagcctatatattcggagtAGGTCgggtgatccaggttcttgtgtgccacccggACCACCATCTGGGTGGACGAGTGTTgtttgcccaggctgctaggctggagattgggcctatcccaggggcatcaggCTGCCGGGCTGTGTGAGGGCTTATcctgaagtaagagggcagcgcagggttgggactgcggcttgcagtccaaccagaaatgaTGGTTCTgacggctggagaacctgtcagtgctcggaggtagaagggaaactgtcgccacgaagggaccaatcgctattaccagggaccacagtgagtaactgaagcaagtaccggagcagtattctcaccaaatgggcacagtggagaatcaggaaacttcaggtggtgatcaagtcagggacccaaccagtggagctgacgcttgcagagcagccttgtgtgccaagctagggaccgagccgggaagcttgggtgacgcttgagggagataccaccgcaaaagccttgaggaactCATGGGATTCGGAGTAgtaaatcagagggtccagtgagagaccaggagctcaagggggctgaagaactacaaggaaaaGTTGTcatacagctgagagaactgttacttttagttaggaactgtttaagtactgtttccataggagacagcaattctGCACATGTAGAAGTGACACCTtgttggggcctttccctgtacggctgtcctgcTTTTGAAGTCTCCttgtctgccaattgaaattgcaactacttaagggtgtcctggccctaaccctctttcccttgcaaaatataaaaaggattgtcaaagaaataaaacctcttttacatccaagaagtttctggcgcccaatgacttttatcaccttagcacccactatgcctcacaaccctccacatattgaaggatgtcagttatctttggccttgaaggttctcattagactggaagaggtaagAGATTCTGCTACAGTAACAATGTATGTACTGTAATCAATAAAGTAGATTACATAATGTTGTAGTTCTTTTGCATTATTTAAGCTATTATTTCATTTTATTGATTTCTCTTTTAGTTCTTCTCTGTGTGTTGGTGGATGTGTCCAGTGGAATCATAAGTATTCAGCATATCCCTCAGTATCCGGTCATCCAGggatctgtaactctaaacattttTGGGATTACTGGGAAAATTCGTACTTGTTCTTGGTTTAAAGGACCGACGTCATCTCCAAAACATCAAATTCTTGTCTATTTTCCTGGTGACAAAAATCCCCTAGTTCCCGGGCACCGTTATGACCCTCGAATCACTGCCTTTCCCAATGGATCATTGCAGATTGCCAGTCTTAACACCACAGACCGGGGGAATTACATAGTAAAGGTACAGACAGACAGCGCTCTGGAAAGCACTCTACACATGAATGTCTACGGTGAGTAATAGTATGAAGTTATAAAAAGATAAGTCTCATTACTGAAATTTTGCAAAAAGATGCTATTGGGCTGCAGCAACCAATCGGTATCTTTAACATTTTTTGAAAAGGAATGATTGCAaagtttacctttaaaaaaaagtaaaaaaatgaatgcactttttttgcaggctcctgcagactctcaggatagtGGTCTTCCTGTACCTCCTCCAATACGGGCAGGCAGTAACtagagagcaggaagatcaatgaaacTACGGGGATGCTCACCAGTGCCCTCGTAGTCTATTTATTCACAGGAAACTTCAAATGAATGACTCGACCTGGTGGGTTGAAAAGTGCATGGACGCActgttttaaaattgtgacagtgggtgcagggagacgATCCCCCAACCACTGTCACAGGGAGAAGGGGAACGTGCAGATGTCagatcatgtaacatgttccagaggtaaacttatcctttaaatatttCCTATTTGTAAAGGCGAGCAGTGTAAGCACCCAAATTTGTACTGGAATCAGTCTCTTGCAGTCTATTGCACAGCTctgagagggggaggaagaagcagcaccaAAAGCCAGTTAGGTTTGTTGCAGGGCACATAGTATGCTGATAGGAGAGAGAGCAGTGCGACACAGAGAGGAACTCATcagtatgctgcttctcctttcactgtccagtcacaggctggagtgGGGAGCAGAAAGTGAACacactgcagcagagaaagatcagcATTGTGgtaatacagtaccttgaaaaagtattcatacccttttacgtttttggttgtaacatgacaaaatgtggaaaatttcaatgtattttattggcattttatgtgatagaccaacacaaagtggcacataattgtgaagtagaaggaaaatgttaaatggttttcaattttttttttacaaataaatatctgaaaagtgtggcatgcatttgtattcatccccttcactctgatacccctaactaaaatctagtggaacccattgccttcagaagtcacctaattagtaaataaagtagtaaatagagtccacctgtgtgtaatttaatctcagtataaatacagctgttctgtgaagccctcagaggtttgctagagaaccttagtgaacaaacagcatcatgaaggccaaggaacccaccagacaggttagggataaagttgtggagaaattgaAAGCAggattagattataaaaaaatatcccatactttgaacatctcatggagcactgttcaatccatcatccgaaaatggaaagcgtatggcacaactgtaaacctaccaagacatggccgtccatctaaactgacaggccggtcaaggagagtgataatcagagaagcagccaagaggcgcatggtaactctggaggagatgcagagatccacagctcaggtgggagaatctgtccacatcacaactattagttgtgcacgccacaaatctggccatttcggaagagtggcaagacgaaaggcattgttgaaagaaagccagaggaagtcctgtttgcagtttgtgaggagccatgtgggggacatagcaaacatggaaataggtgctctggtcagatgagaccaaaattgaactttttggcctaaaagcaaaacgctatgtgttgcggaaatctaacactgcacattaccctgaacccaccatcctcactgtgaaacgcGGTGGTGAaaccatcatgttgtggggatgcttttcttcagcagggatagggaaactggtcagagttgatggaaaaatggatggagctaaatacagggcaatcttacaagaaaacctgttaaagtctacaAAAGACTTCTCCTCCTGGAAGGTGCATCTCCGCCTAAGtctcaatgaccctaaacatacagccaatagaatggtttagatcaaagcatactcatgtgttaaaatggcccagtcaaagtccagacctaaatccaattaaaaatctgtggcaagacttgaaaattgctgtttacagatgctctccatccaatctgacagagcttgggccattttgcaaagaagaatgggcaaaaatgtcactctctagatgtgcaaagctggcagagacataccccaaaagacttgcagctgtaattgcagtgaaaggtggttctacaaagtattgactcaggagagctgaatacaaatgcacgccacgcttttcacatatttatttgtaaacattttttaaaacaatttataattttctttcaacttcacaattatgtgccactttgtgttggtctatcacataaaatcccaataaaatacacacataaaatcacataaaataattttacgtttttggttgtagcatgacaacatgtgaagaatttcaaggggtatgaaaactttttcaaggcactgtacatattaaTGCATGCTTTTTAGCATGCATTACCACAACACAAAAGTGTGTCATGGTGATCCTTTGGCTTTCAGGTCCCATTCAATCAAAAGTTAGTATTTCCAGAATGAGAGGTCAGCAGCGGTGGCCTCCATATTTGTTTCACAACTGAGTTACAAGTTAGAAATCACACAATAGGAAACAATGGAGTCTATTTATAAAAACATTCCCTGCAGGAATGCCAGAAGCACTTGTGCAAGTTGACTGAAATGTCCCATGTCTAAGAGATTAATGCATGAATGACCGGTTCCCTTTAGTGATCAAAATATGATATGTTTCATATTATCAAAAGCTCAAGTAAGATTTTCATGATCGTGTTTACATACACTTAATGTGGACCTTCACCCAATAAAGCAATTTATTGTAACCTGGCTACTCCCCCTCAATCCCTAattgagaaaaaaatgtttaatctatttttattatttctgataCCTATGTTCTGCAAGGTCCTTCCTTCTCACTCTCCTTGGCAAGAATGAAATGAAGCCCTGTGGCACATTTGTGCCTCCAGAGTGTCCTGGGAGAGCAAAGAGGCACCAGAGACCTGTGGCACCTCTACGTAGATGACGCAGGTATAAGGTCCTAGATCTCATGGTCTCCGCACATGTGCGGAAAacctcctgtgcatgtgcagatgtACTGCAGGTCTCTTCCAGGTCCAGAGGGCCAGGCAGAGCTCTTTATACATATGGCACATGTTCAGATGTGCTAAACATGGCAGCACCGGAGGTAGGGGGGGCAAGTTACGGGGAACGGAATTTCCTCTCTAACCATCCCTGAAACCTGAATTACAAATTAAATGCAGGTTAATTtagcattttttgtaaaaaaataatttttcaagttTGATCAATATTGATCTATTGCTGAATTTAAATATTTGTATTTTAACTTATCAGATCCAGTTTCAAAGCCTGTGATCACAGTATCTCACCTTGAGCCACAGGAAGATGACACAGTCACCCTCACATGTACCTCTTCTAATGCTGAGAGGATAATATGGAGTAAAGATGGTGACAGTCTGCCTTCTGGTGCTGTATTATCATCAAATAATAGGACCCTTACCTTCTCCAGGACCTATCGTTCAGATGCAGGGGACTATCAGTGCACGGCTGAGAACATGGCCAGTACAAAGATCAGCGATTCCTACACATTGGCCATAGCTTGTGAGTACTAAAAAATTTGTAACTAAGTACTTTCTCAGATGATCACGGTGGAGTATTCAAAGTGTAATTATACATAAACTGTGAGAATAATGAGTTCTGGGTTACTCTTTGGAGGAGCAGTAAACATGAAAGACAAGGCAAGCCTGAGTGAGCTCCTGTCCTGTGAGTTTGTATCCAGTCTGAGACGTGGTTAGCCAAGACAATCCCAGAAGAAGAATGTGAGGTTGAGAAAAACAGAGGGGGATTTTATGTGGGATTACTCCCTATTAAGTGTCTGCATAGCCTTGATTACCAGCTTGGCCTGATGTCAATGGCCCTGACTTGGCAGCAAATTTGGCAAATTGGCTGGCAATAGTAACAGTTGCCGCTACTTCTTCTTCTTTGTGCATTTGCAACTTGCAATAAGGTTTTATTTTCACCAGTCTTTGACTAATTGGGCCCTGTTGTGATTTTATATTAGGCAGGGTACAGTGATATTTTGAGAGTAAAACATATACTGTTATATCCTCCAACATGACCTGCTCCTTTAGGAATGGAATGCTCCGCTCCTGACTGGATCAGTAGTTGTATGATCTTTTTTTATGTATCTTACTCAATTatataatacatgcacatttaaAATACttgtagatacactatattgccaaaagtattggaacacccctccaaatcattgtattcaggtgttccaatcatcTTCTTGGCCACAGGTGTATAATATGAAGCACCTGggcatgcagactgcttctacaaacattttgtgaaagaatgggtcactctcaggagctcagtgaattcaagcgtggtaccgtgataggttgccacctgtgcagtAAGTCCATccatgaaatttccttgctactaaatattccacggtcaactgttagtggtagTATAACAAAGTGGAAGtaactgggaacaacagcaactcagccacaaaGTAGTAGGCCATGTAAAATGATTAAGTGCGGGCATGCTGAAGTGCACAGTGAGCAGAAGTTGCCCTCTCTCTGCAGTGTCAATAGCTACAGAGCTCCAAACTTTGTGTAGCCTTCTAAGTAGCACAACAACAGTGCGTAGAAAGCTTCATGGAATGagtttccatggccgagcagctgcattcaagccttacatcaccaagtgcaatgcaaagcattgaatgcagtggtgtaaagcacgccgCCACTGGACTGGACAATTGAGATGTGTTCTCTGGATTGACTAATCATGCTTGTCTGGCAATCTGATGGATGTGTCTGGGATTGGCGGTTGTCAGGAGAACAGTACTTACCTGACTGTCTTGTGCAAAGTGTAAcgattggtggaggggggattgtagtgtggggttgtttttcagggtttgggattGAACCCCTAGTTCCAGTAAAAGGAACTCTTaagcctcagcataccaagacattttgaacaatttcatgctcccaactttgtgggaacagtttggggatggcccctgttccaacatgattgcgcaccagtgcacaaagcaaggtccataaagacatggatgagcgagtttggggtggaggaacttgactggcctgcacagtgtcctgacctttgggatgaattagagcagagactgtgagccaggccttttcatccaacatcagtgcctgacctcacagatgcacttctggaagaatggtcaaacattcccatagacacactcctaaaccttgtggacagccttcccagaagtgttgaggctgttatagctgcaaagggtgggccaactcaatattgaaccctaagaactaagactgggatgccattaaagttcatgtgcatgtaaaggcaggtgtcacaatataGTGCCTCTTGGACCACCTGGTTATGAGTCATCAGCAACACATTTATAGCGCTAACCCTCCACTGGTTAGATGGGTCCTTCTGTTGTTTCTAACCGGTAACCCACCTGTACTGAACTCACCCACACATCTGTAACAAAAAGTGGGCTTTATTCAAAACACAATAAACCTTGCAGGAAAAGGGATTTGCAACAGCAATAATACAGCAGTGTATGTAACAGTAATTTCAAGCCCAGGTACAATTATAAACACACATATAATGAGTCAATTATGTTGCCTAGCTATATTTTAATGTGTACTATATTTTAAGGCCCTAGCTAAGTCACTGGCCAGTGGGGTCCTAAATACAGTCTGACATGGGAGCTAATGCCACACACACAGAGATCCCCTCTCAGCTGGCATTAGCTGGATTTGAAGCCTTCTCGCTTTCCATAGCTCTCGGTCCTCTCCAGGCTTTGGGCTCTCTGTCGGTTGTGGATCTGCCCAAAATTGCTCTGCCACAGGAGATAAATGCAGCCAATCTCCGTTTTCAGTCTTGCCATAATCTGCAGCTAAGTCCACTCTATTTTGAAATTGGGCTCACAGAATTCTGCTCAGCTCAGCTCACTGCAGCATAGTCCTCCATGCAGCACCTGTACAGCACCACAGTAGTCTTGAGGCAGCAGCAGTCTGGTCTGTGAAGTTCTCTCTGTACAGCAGCAGAGCCTGGTGGCTCTCCATCACCCTGTGTGTTACTCAGTATGGGATCTTCTCCTAATGCCAGAGCTGAAGGGTAGGGTTAAAGTTTGAGTCCTGGTTTCTTATAGTCTTCCCCAAGGACCCCATCCCCtccatctatgctggggacacatTCTCCCCAGTCCTGAAACCAATGAGCAGAGTGGTAGTCTCTCTCTTCTTGCAGCTCACCATACCTATCCACCAGTAGGAGACATGGAGCAAAAAGCAGGGTGGTAGGTGTGTATGGGGACAGGCATCTCCCATTACTTAAAGAGTTGATACTGTGCTACACTTATGTTTGAATGGGCTGCTGCAAGTGCCAGAGTCTTGCAGATCCCACCCCTATAAAGGGCCACCCGCCAGGCTACACATACAGTATGTTTACCACCCTAACTGGCAAGCTCAGCACTGCTAATAAAGTAATTTGTGGCAATAAAGGGTATGTGAAGTTGTTTTGTGCATATTTTCTTAGTACATAATTATTTCATAGTCAGGactaaaaaaaatgcatctttGCGCTGATTGCATCTTTATTTGTAAGTCTTAAATTAGTGTGCCAGCTGAACACTTAAAGATCTTTTTTGTAccaattttactgtgatttttgtgAAGAAGTACAGTGCAATAAATCAATCAAACATTACTGAACTAGAATTAGAGTCCATAGATGTACAAGGTGAACCACTAGTGCCAGATAGCACTAGAAAACAGTATCTAATAATGCGAGGAAGGAGaacaacaaaaaaggaaaagatccCATTAGGAATtggcatatacagtataaatattagTGGCTCTGATTTGTCTGAGGATGAACTGAAGTCCTTTATCAAGAACCCTAAGTTTGCTCCAGTGTGTAATTTTAATAAATTCCAGACTTATGTGAGTATACAGAAATATGTCAGGAgtcttaatattaataaatatttctTATCTAAGACACACTCCAATTTGGGGGATAGATCTGTGTTCAACCAGCCCTATGTTGACACCAAACATATCAAGGTGCCTAAAAACATGGTGGTGGGGGACTTAGATACTATGAAGATTAAGAAAGTTAGGGATCCTGCTTTTATTAAAAAGGGTATCTCTTCCTTGGAGTCCAAAAAAGAGTTGGTTATACGTCCAGCAGACAAGGGCGGTGGGCTGGTGGTAATGAGTAAGTCCTTTTATAAGTGGGAAATTAATTGATTATTGGGTGATCGTAACACCTACCACATCAAGTACTGAAAAGTGATCCCATTTTTTAATTCAAGGGGGAGTTAGGAATTTTGGTTAAGAATGGTTTGAAAAGAAAGGCTTTGATTAAAAAAAGAGACTAACTTTCTAGATCCCAGTGCATGTAGGACCCCAACTATTTATTTTT encodes:
- the LOC141110648 gene encoding cell adhesion molecule CEACAM8-like; translated protein: MWCFNFSVLLCVLVDVSSGIISIQHIPQYPVIQGSVTLNIFGITGKIRTCSWFKGPTSSPKHQILVYFPGDKNPLVPGHRYDPRITAFPNGSLQIASLNTTDRGNYIVKVQTDSALESTLHMNVYDPVSKPVITVSHLEPQEDDTVTLTCTSSNAERIIWSKDGDSLPSGAVLSSNNRTLTFSRTYRSDAGDYQCTAENMASTKISDSYTLAIAYGPVNVNITGSSEVTVGSVMSLVCVVESFPTPIYSWQFNGRNLTLQNNYTLLIQQITSMNEGNYTCEVKNFVTKRSASASMFITVTESGFKMEAFAGIISGAALSFVLVIIVVVMMCKRFSSPAKKEETRQEREHQTCKEYPEETIYANECFYTKNRVYQG